The Vicia villosa cultivar HV-30 ecotype Madison, WI linkage group LG1, Vvil1.0, whole genome shotgun sequence genome includes a region encoding these proteins:
- the LOC131662231 gene encoding uncharacterized protein LOC131662231, translating into MAPNRTQLQSLAQGSKDSFKEYTQRWRELAARVQPPMNEREMIDMFTSTLPGHYYLACSTSANFAEMVRCGERVEMGLKMGKIQLGGVASGKKSSEGYTRKKEGNTDAVYGRSGQGRGNSQVNVVTIPVPQQQQQQGKHPQYQNNQYRQRRDRKIDPILMTYAQVLQHLLKIEKITLRDALNAPDCQSPNYNANARCAFHSGAAGHDTERCIALKNKVQDLLDQKIIQFTPTPNIVNNPMPTHGGVNAIESEEINVISDVGCLIFPLVSVKQHLINSGIFPGCGVDCMNCKSQLEGCFDLKRMVQRLMGEGPLQFYRRKKDVKVANDEVMVIDIAYDPVVSFSIQVPIQIPVSIPYEEQPAALMITVPGPAPYESEKVIPWHYGSDVYYYGMKKEDGPSKELFVEAAVTNTNNFAGTGKITRSGRVFSPQLVQNNADALAKAKEGHRDALLRILNGAYVPQEISVNQLEAVANNISAGNGLGFTDRDLPLEGRNHNKALHISMECKGTTLSRVLVDTGSSLNVLPKSALMRIDYTGVELRPSELVVRVFDCSRRSVFGEVDLPIQVGPQIFTTTFYVMDIQPAYCCLLGRPWIHKAGAVTSTLHQKLKYPIDGKVVTVCGEEDYIVSHLSSSRYVEIEGEIHETPFQAFEAVNAVRTPLYEITKPEMVMSSLKDAQVVVETGKVEG; encoded by the exons ATGGCGCCCAATAGGACTCAGCTGCAGAGTTTGGCTCAGGGTTCTAAAGATTCGTTTAAAGAGTACACCCAAAGGTGGCGTGAGTTAGCCGCGAGAGTTCAGCCGCCAATGAATGAGCGTGAGATGATCGACATGTTCACGAGTACCTTACCTGGACATTACTATCTGGCTTGCAGCACGTCTGCAAATTTTGCTGAGATGGTTAGATGTGGTGAGCGTGTCGAAATGGGCTTGAAGATGGGAAAGATACAGTTGGGTGGTGTTGCTAGTGGAAAGAAATCGTCAGAGGGTTATACCAGAAAGAAAGAAGGAAACACGGATGCTGTGTATGGGCGAAGTGGCCAAGGAAGAGGTAATTCTCAAGTCAATGTTGTTACCATTCCTGTGCCGCAGCAACAACAGCAACAGGGGAAGCACCCTCAATATCAGAATAACCAGTATCGGCAGAGAAGGGATAGAAAGATTGATCCGATTCTCATGACATATGCCCAGGTGTtgcaacatttgctcaagattgagAAGATCACTTTGAGAGATGCTCTGAATGCTCCGGATTGTCAGTCTCCGAACTATAATGCGAATGCGCGGTGTGCTTTCCATTCTGGTGCTGCTGGACATGATACAGAGAGGTGTATTGCATTGAAGAATAAAGTCCAAGACttgttggatcaaaagattattcaATTCACTCCGACACCCAACATTGTCAATAATCCGATGCCAACTCATGGAGGTGTGAATGCCATTGAGAGTGAAGAGATAAATGTTATATCCGATGTGGGCTGTTTGATTTTTCCTCTTGTGTCTGTGAAACAGCATCTGATTAATAGCGGCATCTTCCCGGGATGTGGTGTGGATTGCATGAATTGCAAGAGTCAACTTGAAGGCTGCTTTGATTTGAAGAGAATGGTTCAGAGATTGATGGGCGAAGGTCCCCTCCAGTTCTATAGAAGAAAGAAAGACGTGAAGGTTGCGAATGACGAGGTGATGGTAATTGACATTGCATATGATCCTGTGGTCTCTTTCAGTATTCAAGTGCCTATTCAGATACCTGTCAGTATCCCATATGAGGAACAACCAGCGGCGTTGATGATTACCGTGCCAGGACCAGCTCCATATGAGAGTGAGAAGGTCATTCCTTGGCACTACGGTTCAGACGTGTATTATTACGGTATGAAGAAAGAGGATGGGCCATCTAAAGAGTTGTTTGTGGAGGCCGCAGTTACAAACACTAATAATTTTGCTGGTACTGGTAAAATCACTCGTAGTGGTAGGGTGTTCTCCCCTCAGCTTGTACAAAAcaatgcagatgctttggctaaggcCAAAG aaggtcatagagatgctctcttaAGAATTCTGAATGGCGCCTACGTACCGCAggaaatatctgtgaatcagttaGAGGCGGTGGCCAATAATATTTCAGCTGGAAATGGTTTGGGGTTTACTGATCGTGATCTTCCTCtagaagggagaaaccataacaaggcgTTGCATATTTCGATGGAGTGTAAGGGAACGactttgtcccgtgttttggttgatacAGGTTCCTCCTTGAATGTGCTTCCCAAATCGGCTCTCATGAGAATTGACTATACTGGTGTTGAGTTGAGGCCTAGTGAGTTGGTGGTGCGCGTCTTTGACTgttcaaggaggtctgtgttcggagaggtagatctGCCAATTCAAGTTGGTCCTCAGATCTTTACCACAACtttttatgtgatggatattcaacctgcttactgttgTTTATTGGGACGACCCTGGATTCACAAAGCTggtgctgtgacatccactcttcatcaaaAGTTGAAGTATCCAATTGATGGTAAAGTGGTGACGGTTTGTGGTGAGGAGGATTACATTGTGAGTCACTTGTCTTCTTCCCGATACGTagagatcgaaggtgaaatacatgagacgcCGTTTCAAGCATTCGAGGCCGTAaatgctgtgagaactcctctttatgagataacgaagccagaaATGGTCATGTCTTCCTTGAAAGACGCACAAGTTGTTGTTGAGACTGGAAAGGTGGAAGGCTAG